The following proteins are co-located in the Aquarana catesbeiana isolate 2022-GZ linkage group LG02, ASM4218655v1, whole genome shotgun sequence genome:
- the SERTM1 gene encoding serine-rich and transmembrane domain-containing protein 1, whose protein sequence is MSGFGPSAVLPEDIGNGTFLELFPTSLSTSVDSSSSTPNRLSNVYVYVSIFLSLLAFLLLLLIIALQRLKNIISSTSSYPEYTSDAGSSFTNLEVCSISSQRSSFSNLSS, encoded by the coding sequence ATGTCTGGATTTGGTCCTTCAGCAGTTCTACCAGAAGACATCGGGAATGGAACATTCTTGGAATTGTTCCCTACCTCTCTCTCAACCTCAGTGGATTCCTCATCATCAACACCCAACCGTTTATCAAACGTTTACGTCTACGTGTCCATCTTTCTTAGCCTATTGGCCTTTCTTCTTTTGCTGCTAATTATAGCTCTTCAGAGACTAAAAAATATCATATCCTCAACGTCATCTTATCCTGAATACACAAGTGACGCAGGGAGCTCCTTCACTAACTTAGAAGTTTGTAGTATTTCTTCCCAGAGGTCTTCTTTTTCTAACCTTTCTTCATAA